From a single Brassica napus cultivar Da-Ae chromosome C9, Da-Ae, whole genome shotgun sequence genomic region:
- the LOC106348425 gene encoding F-box protein At4g00893-like: protein MASHSTSSTTVPRKRSKTQSEVAVSPSFDDLPSSLLEVIMSRLVLKDNIRASASCKTWREAAVSVRVVETHPWLFCFPKRGTSFELLDPLHWKTYTLNLPELADSTLCYSRDGWLLMRRSVSKDMFFFNPFSRELVSLPKFEQSFLVIAFSCPPTSNHCVVGLVSSLRFDVEDQERRITISTCHPGATEWITQESEFHSVFLWHDKQHSKLFYLHNRFYFFHCFNQGGGSLHSFHTSSRTWDSHYAYVSSEHQLSYYQKASFLTEKNGELFLMLTSGNEKPLIYKLVSSNWVKMSLTELDGLTFFVSFYNSELRNNLPWMRNNVYFSRFGYNRKSCVSYSLDESMYSPCKEWHSWQQLCPPQSIWIVPPENVLDYL from the exons ATGGCGTCGCATTCTACGTCTTCAACCACCGTCCCCCGTAAAAG atccaAAACTCAGAGCGAAGTGGCAGTGAGTCCGAGTTTTGATGATCTTCCATCAAGCCTCTTGGAAGTAATAATGTCTCGGCTTGTACTAAAAGATAACATCCGTGCCTCAGCTTCTTGCAAAACATGGCGCGAAGCTGCAGTATCTGTTCGTGTAGTAGAAACACACCCTTGGCTTTTTTGTTTTCCTAAACGTGGCACTTCGTTTGAACTCCTCGATCCGTTACACTGGAAGACGTACACTTTGAATCTGCCGGAGCTAGCTGACTCCACTTTGTGTTACTCAAGAGACGGCTGGTTACTTATGCGTAGATCCGTCTCAAAAGACATGTTCTTCTTCAACCCGTTTTCTCGGGAGCTCGTAAGCTTGCCCAAGTTTGAGCAGTCTTTTCTGGTGATTGCATTCTCTTGTCCTCCTACATCGAATCATTGTGTTGTAGGCCTTGTGTCATCGTTACGTTTTGATGTAGAAGATCAAGAGAGAAGGATAACCATCAGCACTTGCCATCCTGGAGCAACTGAGTGGATCACTCAAGAGTCCGAGTTCCATTCTGTTTTTTTATGGCATGATAAGCAACATAGCAAGCTTTTCTATCTCCATAATAGATTCTATTTCTTTCACTGCTTTAACCAAGGAGGAGGGAGTCTGCACTCGTTTCACACATCTTCTCGCACATGGGATTCTCATTATGCATATGTCTCTAGTGAACATCAATTGAGTTATTACCAGAAAGCATCTTTTTTGACAGAGAAGAATGGAGAGCTCTTTCTCATGCTTACAAGTGGGAATGAGAAGCCATTGATCTATAAACTAGTCTCTTCCAATTGGGTGAAGATGAGTCTTACTGAGCTTGACGGCTTGACATTCTTTGTCAGTTTTTATAACTCCGAGCTAAGAAATAATCTCCCATGGATGAGGAACAATGTATACTTTTCAAGATTTGGTTACAATCGCAAGAGTTGTGTCTCCTACTCGCTTGATGAAAGCATGTACAGTCCGTGTAAGGAATGGCACAGCTGGCAACAACTTTGTCCTCCTCAAAGCATCTGGATCGTTCCGCCCGAGAACGTGTTAGACTATTTGTGA